From the genome of Rosettibacter firmus, one region includes:
- a CDS encoding methyltransferase domain-containing protein: MSKYNWNPEEYHISSSEQFKWAKELIAKLSIKGNEKILDVGCGDGKVTAEISKLLPEGFIVGVDNSLSMIKFAKENFPEEKFPNLIFICADARNLSFEYEFDIIFSNATLHWIKDHLPVLQGFKNILKNSGRILLQMGGKGNAQDLINVLDEIIKEEKWKSYFENFTFPYGFFDINDYEKFLNKAGLLPKRIELLPKDMIHKGEEKFKLWIKTTWLPYTQQIPESKREMFIDEVVKSYIKKFPIDNNGLIHLKMMRLEVEAIK; the protein is encoded by the coding sequence ATGTCAAAATATAATTGGAATCCAGAAGAATATCATATAAGTTCATCTGAACAATTCAAATGGGCAAAAGAATTAATTGCAAAATTATCTATTAAAGGAAACGAAAAAATTCTTGATGTTGGATGCGGAGATGGAAAAGTAACAGCAGAAATTTCTAAACTATTGCCAGAAGGTTTTATTGTTGGTGTTGACAATTCTCTAAGTATGATAAAATTTGCCAAAGAAAATTTTCCAGAAGAAAAATTTCCTAATCTTATTTTTATATGTGCCGATGCAAGAAATCTAAGTTTTGAATATGAATTTGATATTATTTTTTCGAATGCTACTTTACACTGGATAAAAGATCATCTGCCTGTGCTACAGGGTTTTAAAAATATTTTGAAAAACTCCGGTCGTATATTGCTCCAAATGGGAGGTAAAGGGAATGCTCAGGATTTAATTAATGTGCTCGATGAAATAATTAAAGAAGAAAAGTGGAAATCATATTTCGAGAATTTTACATTCCCATATGGATTTTTTGATATTAATGATTACGAAAAATTTTTAAATAAAGCTGGATTATTACCTAAAAGGATAGAGTTATTACCAAAAGATATGATACATAAAGGAGAAGAAAAATTTAAATTATGGATAAAAACAACCTGGCTTCCTTATACTCAACAAATACCAGAAAGTAAAAGAGAAATGTTTATAGATGAGGTGGTAAAAAGTTATATAAAAAAATTTCCAATCGATAATAATGGATTAATTCATTTAAAGATGATGAGACTTGAAGTAGAAGCAATTAAGTGA
- the ruvC gene encoding crossover junction endodeoxyribonuclease RuvC: protein MRILGVDPGTIITGYGIIDFDKNEINYIASGIIQIPATNEFGPRLKIIYDELYKIIKKYKPSEFALETAFYGKNVQSALKIGYARGVSLLVAVHNNLQIKEYSPREIKKSIVGKGSSSKEQVQYMIKKLCSIKKSKMKFDESDAIAVAICHAFKIKSNSNSKRSKNWKEFVESNPDKILEY from the coding sequence ATGAGAATATTAGGGGTTGACCCGGGCACAATTATTACAGGTTATGGTATTATCGACTTCGATAAAAACGAAATTAATTATATTGCTTCGGGTATTATTCAAATACCGGCAACAAATGAATTTGGTCCTCGTTTAAAAATAATTTATGATGAGCTTTATAAAATTATAAAAAAATATAAACCCAGTGAATTTGCTTTAGAAACAGCATTTTATGGAAAAAATGTTCAGTCTGCTCTAAAGATTGGATATGCACGTGGTGTATCATTATTAGTAGCGGTTCACAATAATCTTCAAATAAAAGAATATTCACCGAGAGAAATAAAAAAATCAATAGTTGGAAAAGGCTCATCATCAAAAGAGCAAGTTCAATATATGATTAAAAAGTTGTGCTCAATAAAAAAATCAAAAATGAAATTCGATGAAAGTGATGCTATTGCTGTTGCTATCTGTCACGCATTTAAGATAAAATCAAATTCAAATTCTAAAAGAAGCAAAAACTGGAAAGAATTTGTTGAATCAAATCCAGATAAAATTCTTGAATATTAA
- a CDS encoding glutamate-5-semialdehyde dehydrogenase, producing the protein MVTNLIELAKKSKQAAYKLSLLNTNQKNELLSSMAEQLIQNKDYILSANNKDIQAGKEKGLSDAMLDRLLLTEDRIKSMANAIYEIVQLPDPVGEITNIRIRPNGIQVGTMRIPLGVIGIIYEARPNVTSDAAALCVKSGNAVILRGGSEAFNSNIAIVDSLHKGIEKCKVDASIVTFVPTTDREAMLELLKLDDYIDLIIPRGGEGLIRFVAENSRIPVIKHYKGVCHLYVDKDADFDMAIRLLIDGKTSRPAVCNALETMLVHKDIAEKFLPVAGEALRKKNVEIRGCDITRKILTFALPATEDDYYAEYLSLIIAVKVVESYEEAVAHIEKYGSNHTEVIVTNNLQTSQRFLRDVDSSSVMVNASSRFADGGEMGLGAEIGISTSKLHAYGPMGLEALTTKKFIVIGNGQTRHKVDI; encoded by the coding sequence ATGGTAACTAATTTAATAGAGTTAGCAAAGAAAAGTAAACAGGCAGCATATAAATTATCATTGCTGAATACAAATCAAAAGAATGAATTACTATCTTCGATGGCAGAACAACTAATACAGAATAAAGATTATATTCTTTCTGCAAATAATAAAGATATTCAAGCAGGAAAAGAGAAGGGATTGTCTGATGCAATGCTGGATAGACTTTTATTGACAGAAGATAGAATTAAATCGATGGCAAATGCAATATATGAAATTGTTCAACTGCCAGATCCAGTTGGTGAAATTACAAATATTAGAATTCGTCCAAATGGAATACAGGTTGGAACAATGAGAATCCCGCTTGGAGTAATTGGAATTATTTATGAAGCTCGACCTAATGTTACTTCTGATGCTGCAGCATTATGTGTTAAAAGTGGGAATGCAGTTATACTTCGTGGAGGTTCAGAAGCATTTAATTCGAATATTGCTATAGTTGATTCTCTTCATAAAGGAATCGAAAAGTGTAAAGTTGATGCATCAATCGTTACTTTTGTTCCAACTACAGATAGAGAAGCAATGTTAGAACTTTTAAAATTAGATGATTACATCGATTTAATTATACCAAGAGGTGGTGAAGGTTTAATTAGATTCGTTGCCGAAAATAGTAGAATACCAGTAATAAAACATTATAAAGGTGTCTGCCATCTCTATGTAGATAAAGATGCAGATTTCGATATGGCAATTCGTTTATTGATAGATGGCAAAACTTCAAGACCAGCAGTTTGTAATGCACTTGAAACAATGCTGGTTCATAAAGATATTGCAGAAAAATTTTTACCTGTTGCTGGAGAAGCATTAAGAAAAAAGAATGTTGAAATTCGTGGATGTGATATAACAAGAAAAATTTTAACATTTGCTCTTCCTGCAACCGAAGATGATTATTATGCTGAATATCTTTCTCTAATAATTGCAGTAAAAGTAGTAGAAAGTTATGAAGAAGCAGTTGCACACATTGAAAAATATGGTTCTAATCATACCGAAGTAATTGTGACAAATAATTTACAAACAAGTCAAAGATTTTTGCGTGATGTAGACTCATCTTCTGTTATGGTTAATGCATCATCGAGATTTGCTGATGGTGGCGAAATGGGATTGGGTGCCGAAATTGGAATTTCTACTTCAAAACTTCACGCATATGGACCAATGGGACTGGAAGCTTTAACAACTAAAAAATTTATTGTAATCGGAAATGGTCAAACACGCCATAAAGTTGATATTTAA
- a CDS encoding rhomboid family intramembrane serine protease produces the protein MIPLKDDIPSKTFPIINITLIITNVVMFLFELMLGSDLQLFIEQYGVIPVRYFYQGMQLETGEIIYFSDFSRIFPLFTSMFLHGGWVHLFGNMLYLWIFGDNVEDRMGHFRYLIFYILCGLAASFSHIIMNPESSIPTIGASGAIAGVLGAYMFLYPDAKVVVLLPIFIFFDIIQLPALFVLGLWFVMQLFQGTLALSVESSATGGVAWWAHIGGFVFGAVTVHIFKKKSRKPMYRDEWWLSYRNF, from the coding sequence TTGATACCACTTAAAGATGATATTCCTTCAAAAACATTTCCAATAATAAATATAACATTAATTATAACCAATGTGGTAATGTTTTTATTTGAATTGATGCTTGGTAGCGATTTACAACTTTTTATTGAACAATATGGAGTTATTCCGGTAAGATATTTTTATCAGGGAATGCAACTGGAGACAGGTGAAATTATTTATTTTTCTGATTTCAGCAGAATATTTCCATTGTTTACTTCAATGTTTTTGCATGGTGGCTGGGTTCATTTATTCGGGAATATGCTTTATCTCTGGATCTTTGGAGATAATGTTGAAGATAGAATGGGACATTTTCGTTATTTAATTTTTTATATACTCTGCGGATTGGCTGCAAGTTTTTCACATATAATTATGAATCCTGAGTCGTCAATTCCAACAATAGGTGCAAGTGGTGCAATTGCTGGAGTTCTTGGTGCTTATATGTTCTTGTATCCTGATGCAAAAGTAGTAGTGTTGTTACCAATTTTCATATTTTTTGATATAATACAATTGCCTGCATTGTTTGTACTTGGGCTATGGTTTGTTATGCAATTGTTTCAGGGTACACTTGCTCTTTCGGTTGAAAGCAGTGCAACAGGTGGTGTTGCATGGTGGGCTCATATTGGTGGATTTGTGTTTGGTGCTGTTACAGTTCATATTTTTAAGAAGAAAAGTAGAAAACCAATGTATCGTGATGAATGGTGGCTATCTTATAGAAATTTTTAG
- the proB gene encoding glutamate 5-kinase, with amino-acid sequence MEFITLSDWKRAVIKVGSGIIAPGGIKCSSKYTLPIAAFITECINRGKEIILVSSGAVAAGLSTQPQLLKKNNRSIPEKQALAAIGQTMLMASWSRFFDFPCSQILLTYDDIHNRKRFVNAKNTLKKLLELGTLPIVNENDTVATEELKVGDNDNLAAYVAMLAEADLLIICTDIDGLYDSDPKKNKNAKLIPVVEKIDSSIYSIAGDSKNSISTGGMKTKIEAAKKATVVGIDTIIINATKSEVFDYLLDGKLFGTIFKKNENPITAKKMWMLYALPANGKIIVDSGAAKAIQKKGASLLPSGIIDIEGEFKKNEAVEVYLKDANDLRLIAKGITQYNSNELKKIQGKKSNQIKNILGYLRTEEVIHRDELVLIDNE; translated from the coding sequence ATGGAATTTATAACACTTTCGGATTGGAAACGAGCAGTAATTAAAGTAGGTAGTGGTATAATTGCTCCAGGAGGAATAAAATGTAGTTCAAAATATACTCTACCAATTGCTGCATTTATAACAGAATGTATAAATCGAGGTAAAGAAATAATTCTTGTATCTTCTGGAGCTGTTGCAGCTGGTTTATCAACACAACCACAATTACTCAAAAAAAATAATCGCTCAATTCCAGAAAAACAGGCTCTTGCTGCTATTGGACAAACAATGCTAATGGCAAGCTGGAGTCGATTTTTTGATTTTCCCTGTTCTCAAATTCTTTTGACTTATGATGATATTCATAATAGAAAAAGATTTGTTAATGCAAAAAATACTTTGAAAAAATTATTAGAACTCGGAACTCTCCCAATTGTTAATGAGAACGACACTGTAGCAACAGAAGAATTGAAGGTCGGAGATAATGATAATTTAGCAGCTTATGTTGCTATGCTTGCAGAAGCCGATCTTCTAATTATTTGCACAGATATAGATGGACTTTATGATTCAGATCCCAAGAAAAATAAAAATGCTAAGTTGATTCCAGTTGTGGAAAAAATTGATTCTTCAATTTATTCAATTGCTGGAGATTCTAAAAACTCGATATCAACTGGGGGAATGAAGACAAAAATTGAAGCTGCTAAAAAAGCTACAGTTGTTGGCATAGATACAATCATAATTAATGCTACTAAAAGTGAAGTGTTTGATTATTTACTTGATGGTAAATTATTTGGAACAATATTTAAGAAAAATGAAAATCCAATCACTGCGAAAAAAATGTGGATGCTTTATGCATTGCCTGCAAATGGTAAAATTATTGTCGATTCAGGAGCTGCAAAAGCTATTCAAAAAAAAGGAGCTTCGCTATTGCCATCAGGAATTATTGACATTGAAGGAGAGTTTAAGAAAAATGAAGCAGTTGAAGTTTATCTAAAAGATGCGAACGATTTGAGATTGATAGCTAAAGGTATAACTCAGTATAATTCAAATGAACTTAAAAAAATTCAGGGCAAAAAAAGTAATCAGATTAAAAATATTCTTGGTTATTTAAGAACAGAAGAAGTTATTCATCGTGATGAATTAGTATTAATCGATAATGAATAA
- a CDS encoding YebC/PmpR family DNA-binding transcriptional regulator, with amino-acid sequence MSGHSKWATIKRKKAALDAKKGKLFTKLIKEITIAARHGGGDPEGNPRLRLAIDNAKAANMPAENIERAIKKATGELEGATYHEVIYEGYGPGGVALMVEAATDNKNRTVAEIRHIFSRNGGSLGETNSVAWMFERKGIITVKREGKSEDEMLEIILDAGADDLQTEEDFFEVTTSLESFEKVRKTLAEKKLNIENASLQWVAKNLVSVNGEDAEKLMKLIESLEDCDDVQNVFSNADFVDA; translated from the coding sequence ATGTCAGGACATTCAAAATGGGCTACGATTAAAAGAAAAAAAGCAGCACTCGATGCAAAGAAAGGAAAACTTTTTACAAAGTTAATTAAAGAAATAACAATAGCTGCTCGTCACGGTGGTGGTGATCCAGAAGGAAATCCTCGTCTTAGATTAGCAATCGATAATGCTAAAGCAGCTAATATGCCCGCTGAAAATATAGAGCGAGCAATCAAAAAAGCTACTGGTGAATTAGAAGGTGCTACTTATCACGAAGTTATTTATGAAGGTTATGGACCAGGTGGTGTAGCACTTATGGTCGAAGCCGCTACAGATAACAAAAATAGAACTGTAGCAGAAATTCGTCATATCTTTTCTCGAAATGGTGGAAGTCTCGGCGAAACAAATTCTGTAGCCTGGATGTTCGAACGAAAAGGAATTATTACAGTAAAAAGAGAAGGGAAATCAGAAGATGAAATGCTTGAAATTATACTCGATGCCGGTGCAGATGATTTACAAACAGAAGAAGATTTCTTTGAAGTAACTACATCTCTTGAGTCTTTTGAAAAAGTTAGAAAAACTCTAGCTGAGAAAAAACTCAATATCGAAAATGCATCGCTGCAATGGGTTGCAAAAAATCTTGTATCTGTAAATGGTGAAGACGCAGAAAAGTTAATGAAACTAATTGAATCACTGGAAGATTGTGATGATGTCCAGAATGTATTTTCTAATGCTGATTTCGTTGATGCATAA
- the ruvA gene encoding Holliday junction branch migration protein RuvA gives MIGYISGKIISKKPTKIILDVNGVGYLVNISVNTFEKIADKETVSLFTYLSVKEDSLDLYGFYTSAEKEMFELLIGVSGIGPKTAQSILSGLQLEDLKEAIKSGNINRLTSAPGIGRKTAERMILELREKVDGVSESIDGTVVSTSIKNDAIAALVNLGYGQKIADRAVRSVIDKNPNISIEDLIREALSLLNN, from the coding sequence ATGATTGGCTACATAAGCGGAAAAATTATTTCAAAAAAACCAACAAAAATTATTTTAGATGTAAATGGAGTTGGATATTTAGTTAACATCTCTGTTAATACATTTGAAAAAATTGCAGATAAAGAAACAGTTTCACTCTTTACATATCTTAGTGTAAAAGAAGACTCACTCGATTTGTATGGCTTCTATACTTCTGCAGAAAAAGAAATGTTTGAATTATTAATAGGAGTAAGTGGAATTGGTCCAAAGACTGCTCAGAGTATTTTATCTGGACTTCAACTTGAAGATTTGAAAGAAGCAATAAAATCAGGAAATATCAATCGATTAACTTCTGCACCCGGAATTGGCAGAAAAACTGCTGAAAGAATGATTCTTGAATTAAGAGAAAAAGTTGATGGTGTTTCAGAATCAATTGATGGAACAGTTGTCAGTACTTCTATAAAAAATGATGCTATTGCTGCACTTGTTAATCTTGGATATGGTCAGAAAATAGCTGATCGTGCTGTTCGTTCTGTAATAGATAAAAATCCGAATATTTCAATCGAAGACTTAATACGCGAAGCACTATCTTTATTGAATAATTAA